The segment AACCTTTGCTTCTAGAATTTTATGGAGTCACCCATTTCAAAGTTGAAAGATTTCATGCATGCGGGGCCAaggtttctttcccttttcagatgatttgttttttgaattagaAGGTAAGGAGTATCTTCTAGGGATTTGACAGTGAATTCTCTAAGTCCCAATCTCAGAATCGGAgctgaaaagaaataaaaaaagaagaagaaggggggTGGTGGTTTCTTTTATCATGGTGCCAGCCCCTCGGGATTCCCTTCCCTAATGGTACATGCCATATTTCTATCTCATGAAAATGACCTTGCAATGTAAcacctttaaaattttcttgggAATTTGGACGTGCACTTGTTCATGGCCCACCGTTGGGTTGCATGTCCCTCTCTAGCACATGCACTGCAAGCGTTGAAAATGACAATTCCTGGCTGTCCGATAACATATTTGCGTCTCTTCGATATTGAGAAAACGAAGAAGAGAGTGAGAATGTGGGCATACAGTGAATTTTAGTCGCTTTCATGCATATGAAGGAAAATGCCTCCCTCCAACATGGAGTTTGACTAAGTACAAGTGGTGACGTGAAATGTCCATGAAACTTCCTTACTTCTTCATCCATATACatttctatctatatatatatatatatatatatatatatatatatatatattgtggctTCATGTTTTACATAAGaagaattattaacaaaaacctaaaaatctcAGTGTTTCATTGTGAACGCAAACACTAAACAATTTAGATTGAAATGGTTTAATGAAGCTTTTGCtttctaaaatgaaaaatcaatgaaattattatagagagtaatatgaattttttttccaggatTTGTTAGTTATTATTCAATCGATTAGAATCATAACAGCCTTTTCATATTcttaaagaataataaaatgactaaactatctataaaaacaaaattatttaattagcaGTTAGGTGCTGTTTTGAATTgtcacttttaaaaatatatgtataataaaattactaaattacccttaaaataaaaaaatatttaactattgTTCAAAggctttttcaaattttcatcatcaatttttaattataattaaattgactaaagggtaatttaatattttaatagatataaaatattatttaagaactaAAAGTGTTTTACTTAAGTTTTGCTTGGtgactttttatgtttttcttttttaggataATCTTAGTTTCATGACCCAGATCATAAGTTTCAGAGATTAACCCGATTTGactttgatattttcttaagttattttttaaaattgatttttttttaattttatcattcgatATTAGGTTATTGAACCTTGAGTTtcgtggttttttttctttttttttttatggggttatcccaGTCTTATGTCCTGAGTTGTGGATTAAtagagttaactcgagttaatttggggttttcatgcttttttttagtttatttttttttctagcatcATTTAGTTTGCATAAAAGTTGACATCTaatgttttattcaatttattttgtatgaagttatcttaatctcatgactAAGACATGAATTTGATATGTTGATtcgaattaaatttaaaaaaaataattttttttaatttgcccttcaacatttgattttttggtaattgagtttaatttttttttcattttctccttATAAGGTTATCCtattcttgttaaaaaaaaaacatgttattaaataggatcattaaaatcttttaagaatatttagataatatttttttataatattaatgataaacgctcatattttttttatttgtcattgtcaattttttttattattatcattggctttttttataatcatattattaaattaaccgagTTTATTGAAcccattcaaattaataatccagatccttgatttttcttactcttttaaaaacattatcatcGTTTAagcattcttttttatatcaggaaaaatttgacttggccTACTGCATAACTTAAGCCATCTATCTAATTACTTCTAAATCAAATCATCATCTTTTATCCTTAGATATCCTTGTTTCAAAATCTAATCACGTTTTAGTAACCACTAGATCATTAGTTTACGTTGCGGgtcggatcaatttttttaaagaaaaaaatattttccaagtgttgataacatgttttctaataaaatatttttaatcataatttcaaaatatgatACATTTTAGTTATCATTAGATCATTGGCATGTGtcaggtcaatttttttaacattaaaaaatatgatatatattgtGTTAGTAAGCTTGGGCCAAGTCAATATTTCCCTTCAATTCGGCCCAATAGAGCCCCAGTATAGTTTGGGCCAAGTCGATCCCTTTATCACAAAACGCCTAAATATCCTAAAACCCCCCCAATTCCATTTCACAAGCCACAAAGCAGCTACCTCCTCTCCCTCCTGGGACATGGACCTGCACTGCATCATCAGGCACGAAGATCCCACTGGGGTGACTTGTCGCCATCTTAAAGCGAAATGACCTGTGCATTTTCTTTGTATTCGTTCTTGAACGTTGAATACATGCCACCATTAGATGCTGAGATTTTATTTACCTCATCCTCTCGAAGGCTGGGATAAATGGTAGTGCTCCTGACAAGAAGCCTATGTTGTAGCCGTTTTGACTTGAAATGAGAAGAAATTAATTTCACGAGGTTGAAAATTGCAATAAGAGAAACCTCTCCTCTCCCTTTCCAAACTCTGTAGAACAATAGATAAATATACCACGGTTTTTGTGGTTTAGCAACTTGGACTGTAATCCTTAATTGTATTAAGCTTGTGCTCTTCAAGATCTTGTTCTGGCCTGGAAGAAAACTCTGGCAACAGcttgcaattttttatttttttaatcaactccAGCCAGTCGAAGTTGAGCTCATTCAAATGGGAAATGCCTAACAAGACTGGAACGTGCCTAACCTTGGCTcggcttgatttttttgtaatccAAGTTAGGTTTGAAATGTCAATCATGCAGAAAACTACTTTGAATTTTAGGTCCAAATTAGAGCACAAGCTAAACTAAAATTCAAATAGCAAAAATTAATTAGGGCTTGACTTGCCTTGCTTGCATAAGATAGAGAAACAATTGGTCCCACTTATCGACGATTTTTAGCCAAAGTCCAATCTAAATTCAACCTGTACTTATCATAAGAgacaacaaatttaaatttctagttAGTGAGAATAAATAACAAGCCCCTTTTCATTTGCTGAACGCCTTTGTTAATTGACTTTGTGAcaatatttagttattttattacaattttttacttcaaaaagaaagcatgcatgcatgtgatGGCATTAGAAATCAGTTTGTGAAGATCTAGAACAAGACCAAGAAGAATATTAACCATGTGATGTAAATTTGTGAATAGAAACAAGAGACCAAAGTTAAACCTAAGAAGTCTTATTATATAGCGAGGCCACGCTAGTTAGATTGCAATATTTATATTCTCGTGTCATATTTTGTTTACATTTgattaaagtttgttttttttatatatctttttgttTCCCCAAAAGTTCTGACAAAAACAAGTGGCCTCCTGTCTttcgtaagaaaaaaaatgaaaatctttaTAGTAAAGACATCACAAATTAAAATTGTCAATATCGTTGATAGATAACCTTTAGTGCGCCATGCTTTGCCGTGTGCAAGACAACTCGTTTAAAAAAGATAGAGAGTGAAAAGGGGCAGCAGATCATGAATGGAGCTGGTAGGCGTGTGCAATAGTGCACATCCTTTTATTACATGAATAATCAAGCAATAAGAGAATCCACCAAGGAATCCAATTGACCATGATCATCTGGCTTGAGGAGTTCCTGGTATTCCTCAAagatatcatctagcataataTCATTGGGAAAAGAATTTGGACACGAGGAATCATGGTCATAAACAAGACCATCAAATTCTTCACTATTGAAAGCCCATGCCTCTCCATCATTGCTAACAACTTTAAGACCAGAGATGCCCCAATTAGCATGATCACCAATCTTTGCATGTCTAGATGATGACCCGATCATGCTTTGAATATTAACATCTACATTCTTTGCGACAGAGGATGGGGAAACCCTTATTGCCTTTGGGAGATGAATCTTTATCTTCGTAGCAGTCTCTCCATTTTCACTACAGATGCCTTCACTGTCCAGCTCCCTTtgattccttttcctttttttgttggaGTTGGCGCCACTTCTCTTTCCAGCTGGTTGCCCCAAGCATTTGGACTTGTTTCCTGCTGTGTTGTTCTTGACTCTTTTGCTGAGGTGAGAGTTCCAATAGTTCTTGATTTCATTGTCAGTCCGGCCTGGCAACCTTCCTGCAATGAGAGACCAACGGTTGCCAAGAAGAGAATGCAGCCGAATGATCAGGTCATCCTCATCAGGAGTGATGTTCCCTCTCTTGATATCGGGCCGAAGGTAGTTCATCCATCTTAGCCTGCAACTCTTGCCACATCTAAGTAGCCCTTCATTAATTCATACGAAAATGCAAACAACAAAATCAGAAACTCGACTTTCAAACAGTCTAGTCGTCCACACGTGTGCGGGTGAGATTTGCCCATCACGCACTAAATCAGAAACGTAACTGTATAAGAAACATCGAGAAGTACTTAACTTACCAGCTTTCTTAGGCAAAGATCTCCAATGACCTTCACCATGCGCCTGGATACAGTTAATGAGCAGCGTGTCTTCTCTAGTAGTCCATGGACCTCTTTGCAAACCAACTTTAGAGCAACATGGAGCTCTTCCCATTTCAACTCACTTGATTACAGTACCCAACAAAAGGAGAGAGACATGCTaacaagcaagaaaataaaagattccACGAATTATGCTTCCCTTCCCTTTTAAATCCACAAGACTGGAAactttcttagattttttttcttcacttcagGAACCAAATTAATTACGAGAAGAAATCAAGAGGGTGTTgtatttttagtataaatatatatatttaaccaATAGTTGCTGCATTTAGGTCTCCTGATCAAGAGGTGTGtccatgtgtgtgtgtgtatttcacTGAGTGTGAGGTGGTAAATGACAATGAGCTGAAAAAACTCTCTCATATATTTATCTGCCCTTCGCAGTCCATTATTTCTTATTCATGCATTTATCACAGTGTTAGCTGGGGTCAACCATTTTGGGTCTGTACAGCTAGAAAAAGTAAAACTTCGTATGGTATAAACTAAAGTTCAGAGCAAGTAAATTAATACGGTAATGTCAGAAATTTCCACAATGTAAGACAGGGACAAAATTACCTATTACCTAATATTGCCAACTAGGCAAGGGATGCCCTCCAAGCTTGAAAGGGATAGAAAAGACGTCCAGAAAATTCTTAAGAGCACGTGCTCAACTAAATTCGCTGCAATATAGCAAGTGCATTGAATGGACTCTAAATATGTGAATAAACGAGATTTTATTATATATCGTGACCTATGACCTttgagaataattaggaggttagttaatttttctatatatattatagactacaatattttttcttatcgcGCTGCCTTAATATCCAATATTTaaagggtgtttgagagtgtgatagtggttgcttttcaaagtgttttttattttaaaacacattaaaataatatttttttttattttttaaaaattatttttaacatcagcacatcaaaataatctgaaaatatcaaaaacatattaatttaaagaaaaaaatattcaaaaatttttAGAAACACTTTCCAACCACAATGCCAAACATTATCTTAGCACATGTCGAAGGGGTGGCTGTAGAGGTTATATTACTTGATCTCCAACGTTCAAATCTCAAACTAACTAGACCATGAGagataatttcattttaaaaaaaatcttaatatagGTTGGATGATATGCTTTTAGTTTGACACTAGATTATTGA is part of the Populus nigra chromosome 8, ddPopNigr1.1, whole genome shotgun sequence genome and harbors:
- the LOC133701390 gene encoding transcription factor MYB4-like, which produces MGRAPCCSKVGLQRGPWTTREDTLLINCIQAHGEGHWRSLPKKAGLLRCGKSCRLRWMNYLRPDIKRGNITPDEDDLIIRLHSLLGNRWSLIAGRLPGRTDNEIKNYWNSHLSKRVKNNTAGNKSKCLGQPAGKRSGANSNKKRKRNQRELDSEGICSENGETATKIKIHLPKAIRVSPSSVAKNVDVNIQSMIGSSSRHAKIGDHANWGISGLKVVSNDGEAWAFNSEEFDGLVYDHDSSCPNSFPNDIMLDDIFEEYQELLKPDDHGQLDSLVDSLIA